Proteins encoded in a region of the Pseudothermotoga elfii DSM 9442 = NBRC 107921 genome:
- a CDS encoding GGDEF domain-containing protein — MKNQYQRRGIIRVLLILFSTVAILDLTCLKVEEVNISFLLPAIVDLAARFMIMCLVFGYSYVILKIGIFLFMYAKYISVLGVFFIIPQVSQIQNLLEAVGVTAVAIDLFWFFRETLGDQLWKLAFSDSLTGLMNRGAFLSEARKILKLYSQKGKSAAVVYLDLDRFKSVNDKHGHHMGDQILEAVGKRLKSVVRKNDIVGRIGGDEFVILLTDIDERNIEEIIQRLVKTISCPVTVNGNPFCVGVSAGIAVFPEDGKTIEELTRNADKAMYEAKNRSIGYMFCSQINPEEDEVKTCTSSKKD; from the coding sequence TTGAAAAATCAATATCAACGCCGTGGGATAATACGTGTTTTACTTATTTTATTTTCAACTGTTGCGATCTTAGATCTTACCTGCCTTAAGGTTGAAGAAGTTAACATTTCTTTTCTTTTACCAGCCATCGTAGACCTCGCAGCACGTTTTATGATAATGTGCCTTGTCTTTGGATACTCTTATGTAATCTTGAAAATAGGTATTTTTTTATTTATGTATGCAAAATACATTTCTGTGCTCGGTGTGTTTTTCATAATCCCTCAGGTTTCTCAAATACAAAATCTACTCGAAGCAGTAGGTGTTACCGCAGTTGCTATCGATTTGTTCTGGTTTTTTCGGGAAACACTCGGCGATCAACTTTGGAAACTGGCTTTTTCAGATTCCTTGACGGGTTTGATGAACAGAGGGGCTTTCTTAAGCGAGGCACGCAAAATTTTAAAACTTTACTCGCAAAAAGGTAAATCAGCAGCTGTTGTTTATCTGGACTTAGACAGATTCAAGTCAGTCAACGACAAACATGGCCATCATATGGGCGATCAGATACTTGAAGCTGTTGGCAAAAGACTCAAATCAGTCGTAAGAAAGAACGATATAGTTGGGCGAATAGGAGGAGATGAATTTGTTATCTTGCTGACAGACATAGATGAAAGAAATATTGAAGAAATAATTCAGAGGCTTGTAAAGACCATTTCATGTCCTGTCACTGTTAATGGTAATCCGTTTTGCGTTGGTGTAAGTGCAGGCATTGCCGTTTTTCCAGAAGATGGTAAAACAATAGAAGAACTGACCAGAAATGCCGATAAAGCCATGTATGAAGCTAAAAATCGATCGATTGGATATATGTTCTGTTCGCAGATTAACCCTGAAGAAGACGAGGTGAAAACATGTACGAGCAGCAAAAAAGATTAA
- a CDS encoding radical SAM protein, giving the protein MKIIAKYGKENIATVYIGITSRGSMVEFVQSVQPPFSRNEKWVLIISTLKGCPVGCLMCDAGGYYEGKLTAEEMLEQIDFLIKEYFPDGLVKVKKFKIQFARMGEPALNKNVLTVLEKVSDHENLIPSISTVAPYGCEEFFDRLLSIKQRHYQGRFQLQFSIHSTDENQRDEIIPVRKWSFKDIALYGEKFVKNNDRKIALNFALSNKVTVSAEKIANTFSPDKFLIKITPVNPTYNAVNNQIESDIDLSTGFPVRHRVFMEELKKSGFEIILSIGEPEENKIGSNCGQYIRKHISNTQKLSQAYTYVQKSENVLFYNHFDQS; this is encoded by the coding sequence ATGAAAATTATTGCAAAGTATGGTAAAGAAAATATAGCCACCGTTTATATTGGCATAACTTCGAGAGGAAGCATGGTTGAATTTGTTCAATCGGTTCAACCACCTTTTTCAAGGAATGAAAAATGGGTTTTGATAATTTCAACATTGAAAGGTTGCCCTGTGGGGTGTCTGATGTGCGATGCTGGTGGTTATTACGAAGGAAAATTGACAGCCGAAGAGATGCTTGAACAGATTGATTTTTTAATAAAAGAGTATTTTCCAGATGGTCTTGTCAAAGTGAAAAAATTTAAAATTCAATTTGCGAGAATGGGAGAACCGGCACTCAACAAAAATGTTCTGACTGTGCTCGAAAAGGTTTCAGATCACGAGAATTTGATCCCATCTATATCTACGGTAGCCCCGTATGGGTGTGAGGAATTTTTCGATCGGCTGCTGAGTATAAAACAAAGACATTACCAAGGAAGATTCCAGCTTCAATTTTCGATTCATTCTACAGATGAGAATCAACGCGATGAAATCATACCTGTGCGAAAATGGTCGTTTAAAGATATAGCTCTTTATGGAGAAAAATTTGTAAAAAACAATGATAGAAAGATAGCATTAAATTTCGCACTTTCAAATAAAGTAACGGTGAGCGCAGAGAAGATAGCAAACACATTTTCGCCTGATAAATTCCTGATAAAGATAACTCCCGTGAATCCGACGTATAACGCGGTGAATAATCAAATCGAATCTGATATAGACCTGTCCACAGGTTTTCCAGTTAGACACAGGGTTTTCATGGAAGAGTTGAAAAAATCCGGTTTTGAAATCATCTTAAGCATCGGAGAACCTGAGGAAAATAAAATAGGTAGTAATTGCGGTCAATATATAAGGAAACATATTTCTAACACTCAGAAGCTGTCTCAGGCTTATACATATGTTCAGAAGAGTGAAAATGTGTTATTCTACAATCATTTTGATCAATCTTAA
- a CDS encoding isochorismatase family cysteine hydrolase: MFFLEERRRHPCRINHVALLVIDVQRYFCDLHGGAYLPGVENALKKINDLIKAFEDKALPVFCTVHRGNNKMMKQWWGNSVEGQQTELSVIQKKAQIIYKDSYDAFHKTKLENCLRKEQVKQLVVCGVMTHLCVETTVRSAFVRGYEVVVAQDACWDKNDWYHFSSLKSLAHGFAVVSLADEIICMLGS, from the coding sequence TTGTTTTTTCTGGAAGAAAGAAGAAGACATCCTTGCAGGATAAATCATGTAGCTTTGCTGGTAATTGATGTACAGAGATATTTCTGTGATTTGCACGGAGGAGCTTATCTGCCGGGTGTAGAGAACGCTTTGAAAAAAATCAACGATCTAATAAAAGCCTTTGAAGATAAGGCTTTACCTGTTTTTTGTACTGTCCACAGAGGAAACAATAAAATGATGAAGCAATGGTGGGGAAACTCCGTTGAAGGACAACAAACTGAATTGTCGGTGATTCAGAAAAAGGCACAAATTATATACAAAGATTCATATGATGCATTTCATAAAACGAAACTTGAAAACTGTCTTCGAAAAGAACAGGTGAAACAGCTGGTTGTTTGCGGTGTCATGACACATTTATGCGTTGAGACAACTGTGCGAAGTGCATTTGTAAGAGGATACGAGGTCGTAGTTGCCCAGGATGCGTGCTGGGATAAAAATGACTGGTATCATTTTTCATCTTTAAAAAGCTTGGCTCATGGTTTTGCAGTTGTGAGTTTAGCAGATGAGATAATATGCATGTTGGGATCGTAG
- a CDS encoding sugar phosphate isomerase/epimerase family protein has translation MKHDLFSDINSASDAGFDVIEIWKEKLFKAIAEKSLHDISVELIKNALDPYSINSLEQATFSDNFADKFEKFEMLCVIAEQLRVKVIVVIPGFVKEEFSEKEIKKETLRALREFSKLAKQYYVKIGFEFLGEKDCSISRFSLARDIIQELNESNVGLVIDTYHFFKGGSKLRELEDMKPENIFLVHVSNLDEVEVAADHDRLMPGDGKLPIKEFFAVLRKIGYDGVVSVELFNGKYWEMDPKRIARESYEKLSDVLNI, from the coding sequence ATGAAACATGATCTTTTTAGTGATATCAATTCTGCTTCTGATGCAGGATTTGACGTAATTGAAATTTGGAAAGAAAAGCTTTTTAAAGCCATTGCTGAAAAATCTTTGCATGATATAAGTGTCGAACTGATTAAAAATGCTCTGGATCCGTACTCGATAAACTCGCTCGAGCAGGCTACTTTCAGTGATAATTTTGCAGATAAGTTTGAGAAATTTGAAATGCTCTGTGTTATTGCTGAACAATTGCGCGTTAAAGTAATTGTTGTCATACCAGGCTTTGTGAAAGAGGAGTTTTCAGAAAAAGAGATTAAAAAAGAAACATTGCGCGCCCTAAGAGAGTTTTCAAAGTTAGCAAAACAGTATTATGTGAAAATTGGTTTTGAATTTCTCGGAGAAAAAGATTGCTCGATCAGCAGGTTTAGTCTTGCGCGTGATATTATTCAGGAATTGAACGAGAGCAACGTTGGACTTGTGATAGACACATACCATTTTTTCAAGGGTGGTTCAAAGTTGCGTGAACTTGAAGACATGAAACCGGAAAACATATTTCTGGTACATGTGAGTAATCTGGATGAAGTAGAAGTTGCGGCTGACCATGACAGATTGATGCCCGGCGATGGAAAGTTACCAATTAAAGAATTTTTTGCTGTATTGCGAAAGATAGGTTATGATGGGGTTGTTTCGGTGGAATTATTTAATGGGAAGTACTGGGAGATGGACCCAAAGAGAATCGCTCGAGAATCGTATGAAAAACTCAGTGACGTTTTGAATATTTGA
- a CDS encoding NAD(P)/FAD-dependent oxidoreductase, producing MHVGIVGAGPAGVSAAVFLKRCGIEISVFEKESVGGLIANAWRVENVPIISPCSGEEIARSLKVSLNEFSINVLYEEVVEIFNRRVLTRSKEYLFDKIIVASGTLPRRILKFEVSSNVVYEYRHLPADIESLAVFGAGDAALDGALKAFENGVRSVHIFSRSGRIKAIKRLRDLAMNSPIVFHFSEPILDVIQGEKLILTTHKAVYEFDALLICIGRVPNVLFVKERTSDIYIVGDAHGSHRQMSIAIGQAIETAMNILGG from the coding sequence ATGCATGTTGGGATCGTAGGCGCTGGTCCGGCAGGTGTTTCCGCCGCAGTTTTTCTCAAACGCTGCGGCATAGAGATATCTGTTTTTGAAAAAGAATCTGTGGGTGGTCTCATCGCCAATGCATGGCGTGTTGAGAACGTACCAATAATTTCTCCGTGTAGTGGTGAAGAGATTGCAAGATCTCTGAAAGTGAGTTTAAATGAATTTTCTATAAATGTTCTTTATGAAGAAGTTGTGGAAATTTTCAATCGTAGAGTTTTAACCAGATCCAAAGAATATCTCTTCGACAAAATTATTGTGGCAAGTGGTACATTGCCAAGAAGGATTTTAAAATTTGAAGTGAGCAGTAATGTTGTTTACGAATACAGACATTTACCAGCAGATATAGAATCACTTGCTGTTTTTGGTGCAGGAGATGCTGCTCTCGACGGGGCGCTAAAAGCTTTTGAAAATGGAGTCCGGTCAGTTCATATATTCAGCAGGAGTGGGAGAATAAAAGCCATAAAAAGACTTAGGGATCTGGCTATGAATTCTCCGATTGTTTTTCATTTTTCAGAACCAATTTTGGATGTAATCCAGGGTGAAAAGCTTATTTTAACCACGCATAAGGCAGTATATGAATTTGATGCCCTGTTGATTTGTATTGGAAGGGTTCCAAATGTGTTGTTTGTCAAAGAGCGCACCAGTGATATATATATCGTTGGCGATGCGCATGGCAGTCATAGGCAGATGAGTATCGCCATTGGTCAGGCGATAGAAACAGCTATGAATATACTGGGAGGTTGA
- a CDS encoding secondary thiamine-phosphate synthase enzyme YjbQ — MKTFRKELWFHTKRRREFVNITHLLEKCVEESGIKDGLLLCNAMHITASVFINDDERGLHQDFENWLEKLAPEKPYSQYKHNDSFENNADAHLKRTIMGREVVVAITNGKLDLGPWEQVFYGEFDGMRDKRVLVKIIGE; from the coding sequence ATGAAAACTTTCAGAAAAGAGTTGTGGTTTCATACAAAGAGGCGAAGAGAATTTGTGAACATTACTCATCTTCTGGAAAAATGCGTTGAAGAAAGTGGAATCAAAGATGGATTGCTTTTATGTAATGCGATGCATATAACCGCAAGTGTTTTTATAAACGACGATGAACGTGGACTTCATCAGGATTTCGAGAATTGGCTTGAAAAACTTGCTCCAGAAAAACCTTATTCACAGTATAAACATAATGATAGTTTTGAGAATAACGCAGATGCCCATTTGAAAAGAACAATTATGGGAAGAGAGGTTGTTGTGGCAATCACAAATGGAAAGCTTGATCTTGGCCCGTGGGAGCAGGTGTTTTATGGGGAATTTGATGGTATGAGGGACAAACGCGTTTTGGTCAAAATTATAGGCGAGTGA
- a CDS encoding sugar kinase: protein MSQVVTFGEIMMRLSAQSHLRLIQASQFDVTYAGAEANVAVSLANFGIDVAFVTKLPKNDLGLAVLRILRQYGVDTSYICFGEGRLGLYFLETGFSQRPSKVIYDRANSVFALSNPDDFDWDKILENAKWFHFTGITPALSDNLVESCRNALKKSKEKGIMTSCDLNYRAKLWSEEKARQVMSELVEYVDVLFANEEDAEKVFGIKADNSNIIEGKLSLKGYEQVCTRLQEKFGFKKVAISLRESIVANVNKWSGVLMDGKDFYSSKQYTVHIVDRVGAGDSFAAGLIFGFLNNMKPQESLEFAVAASCLKHTIAGDFNQVSIDEVKKLAKGEGSGRVVR, encoded by the coding sequence ATGTCGCAAGTCGTTACCTTCGGAGAAATCATGATGAGGCTTTCTGCTCAAAGTCACTTGAGATTGATTCAGGCGTCACAGTTTGATGTTACATATGCGGGCGCCGAAGCAAATGTCGCTGTTTCGCTTGCTAATTTTGGTATAGATGTTGCTTTTGTAACAAAATTGCCAAAAAATGATCTGGGGCTGGCAGTTTTACGCATTCTCAGGCAATATGGTGTTGACACATCATACATATGTTTTGGTGAAGGTAGGCTCGGACTTTATTTCCTCGAAACAGGTTTTTCCCAGAGACCTTCGAAGGTTATATATGACAGAGCCAACTCTGTTTTTGCCCTCTCGAATCCCGATGATTTTGACTGGGATAAAATTCTGGAAAATGCGAAATGGTTCCACTTTACAGGCATCACACCAGCTCTTTCAGACAACCTTGTTGAATCATGCAGAAATGCCTTGAAAAAATCGAAAGAAAAAGGAATTATGACATCCTGTGATCTGAATTACCGCGCAAAATTATGGAGTGAGGAAAAAGCAAGGCAAGTAATGAGTGAGCTGGTTGAATATGTTGATGTGCTTTTTGCTAACGAGGAAGATGCAGAAAAAGTTTTCGGCATTAAAGCAGATAATTCAAATATAATCGAAGGAAAACTAAGCTTGAAAGGTTATGAACAGGTATGTACAAGATTACAGGAAAAATTTGGGTTCAAGAAAGTTGCAATAAGTCTTCGTGAAAGTATCGTAGCTAATGTTAACAAATGGTCTGGAGTTTTGATGGATGGAAAAGATTTTTATTCAAGCAAACAGTATACAGTTCACATTGTTGACAGAGTTGGTGCCGGTGATTCATTTGCTGCAGGCCTAATATTTGGCTTTCTAAACAATATGAAACCTCAGGAATCTCTCGAGTTTGCCGTTGCCGCTTCATGCTTGAAACACACCATCGCTGGAGATTTCAACCAGGTCAGCATCGATGAGGTCAAAAAGCTTGCAAAAGGCGAAGGCTCTGGGAGAGTCGTCCGCTAA
- a CDS encoding IclR family transcriptional regulator, with protein MAIGSVEKALKIFEYVISKKNGARIQDIAQHMNLSPPAVYKHLETLVNCGYVYKEPQTHKYIASYKIVELSSIVLRNVQVREIAHPFLVDLMEKTGMTVHFAIKDGDEGVYVDKIESARTIPTISRIGMRMRLYSTGFGKAILAFMPSEELNSYLSRVKLVKHTHNTITDPDRLIHELSLIRQKGYAIDNEENEHGVKCLGAPVFDYTGNVIGGISVTAAATSFSEQTIVVVAMEVMRTAHEISKKLGAS; from the coding sequence ATGGCAATTGGATCAGTTGAAAAGGCACTGAAAATTTTTGAATACGTGATTTCGAAAAAAAATGGAGCAAGAATACAGGATATAGCGCAACATATGAATTTGTCTCCTCCGGCTGTTTACAAACACCTTGAGACGCTCGTTAATTGCGGTTATGTCTACAAAGAACCGCAGACTCACAAATATATCGCATCGTACAAAATAGTTGAACTGAGCAGCATAGTTTTGCGAAACGTCCAGGTCAGAGAAATCGCTCACCCATTTCTTGTAGACCTGATGGAAAAGACAGGAATGACCGTCCATTTTGCAATAAAAGACGGTGACGAAGGTGTATACGTGGACAAAATAGAAAGCGCAAGGACCATACCAACCATTTCACGCATAGGTATGCGAATGAGACTTTATTCTACCGGCTTTGGCAAAGCTATTCTGGCTTTTATGCCATCGGAAGAGCTCAACAGCTATCTTTCAAGGGTGAAACTGGTAAAGCACACACATAACACAATAACTGATCCAGACAGATTAATCCATGAGCTTTCACTCATAAGGCAAAAAGGCTACGCTATAGACAATGAAGAAAACGAGCATGGTGTTAAATGCTTGGGCGCACCGGTGTTTGATTATACAGGGAACGTAATAGGAGGTATAAGTGTTACAGCAGCTGCAACTTCTTTCAGTGAACAAACGATTGTTGTTGTCGCCATGGAGGTTATGAGGACAGCCCATGAAATCTCTAAGAAACTCGGCGCATCTTGA
- a CDS encoding ABC transporter ATP-binding protein, which translates to MNALEVKDLTKYYGKSRGIEKVNLRVQEGEIFGFIGPNGAGKTTTIRLILRLIFPNHGTIKIFEKDLREYGEELRNEIGYIPGEVNFYPEVTVKDFLEYTARFYKTAEKSYVEKLCRNFSIDVKKRFRELSMGNKKKVAIVQALMHKPKLLILDEPTNGLDPLIQNLLFEILKEERKKGVTVFFSSHILSEVEKLCDRVALIKDGKILRTEKIDDLMKQKYKIVKLKTDENPSTLKNVLQIKDFKSENGTTSFIYYGLIGDLIKKLSGLKVNDLWIEDPSLEEIFISYYKEESK; encoded by the coding sequence GTGAACGCGCTGGAGGTAAAAGACCTTACCAAGTATTATGGAAAAAGCAGGGGAATAGAAAAAGTAAACCTCAGAGTTCAGGAGGGTGAAATCTTTGGGTTTATTGGTCCAAACGGTGCTGGTAAAACAACTACAATCAGATTAATCCTCAGGTTGATCTTTCCGAATCATGGAACCATAAAAATATTTGAGAAAGACTTACGCGAATATGGAGAGGAACTTCGCAATGAAATAGGTTATATACCAGGCGAAGTGAATTTCTATCCTGAGGTAACAGTTAAAGATTTTCTGGAGTACACCGCCAGGTTTTATAAGACTGCCGAAAAAAGTTATGTAGAAAAGCTGTGCAGAAATTTTTCGATTGACGTAAAGAAAAGATTTAGAGAGCTTTCTATGGGAAATAAGAAAAAAGTTGCCATAGTTCAAGCATTGATGCATAAGCCAAAATTGCTAATTCTTGATGAACCAACGAATGGTTTGGATCCGCTCATACAGAATTTATTGTTTGAAATTCTTAAGGAGGAAAGAAAAAAAGGTGTGACTGTTTTCTTTTCATCGCACATTCTGAGTGAAGTTGAGAAGCTTTGCGACAGAGTCGCTTTGATAAAGGATGGCAAAATTCTGAGGACAGAAAAAATAGATGATCTGATGAAGCAGAAATATAAAATTGTGAAATTGAAGACTGATGAAAATCCCAGTACTTTGAAAAATGTACTGCAAATAAAAGATTTTAAGAGTGAAAATGGTACTACGAGTTTTATTTATTATGGTTTAATCGGCGATCTGATCAAAAAACTTTCCGGGTTGAAAGTAAATGATTTATGGATAGAGGATCCTTCCTTAGAAGAGATTTTTATATCTTACTACAAGGAGGAGTCAAAATGA
- a CDS encoding tripartite tricarboxylate transporter substrate binding protein, with translation MMRKIAVVLLSVILLTVIFAEWKPAKSITVIVPWSAGGSTDQVTRMITSQMEPYLGRKFIIVNTPGGAGSIGTVNTWNASHDGYTWTANAVLDLTKYALLEESITFTHRDWKYFLPIYAPNVVVVNPSSPYQTINDLIEAMKNNPEIPIASAGTGSGGHVAAEIFAEYFNVKYRHVPYAGGNPATVAVVSGEVVGNMQFSMEVADMLRAKRLRALCTLSAEPLTISGYGTIPSIREWYPDFPDVGAYFGLIIPKDVPMEILETVGQIFEKAANSKAMKDWADKQGLVSVCVYGEKADQIVEETARRVTWLLYDRGVLKISPEKYNIPRIGK, from the coding sequence ATGATGCGAAAAATCGCAGTGGTGCTTCTCAGCGTGATTCTTTTAACAGTGATCTTTGCTGAATGGAAACCAGCCAAATCAATTACGGTAATTGTTCCCTGGTCAGCTGGCGGCTCAACAGATCAGGTAACAAGAATGATAACAAGCCAGATGGAGCCTTATCTGGGAAGAAAATTCATCATCGTTAACACCCCGGGTGGGGCAGGTTCAATCGGTACAGTCAATACCTGGAATGCGTCACACGATGGCTATACATGGACAGCAAATGCTGTGCTTGACCTGACGAAATACGCTTTGCTGGAAGAAAGCATCACTTTCACACACAGAGATTGGAAATATTTTCTGCCGATTTACGCACCAAATGTTGTTGTTGTCAATCCCAGCTCTCCATATCAAACAATAAACGATCTTATTGAGGCTATGAAAAATAACCCGGAAATACCAATAGCCTCGGCTGGTACTGGAAGTGGCGGTCATGTTGCTGCTGAAATATTCGCCGAATATTTCAACGTTAAATATAGGCACGTTCCATACGCGGGCGGTAATCCCGCAACAGTTGCTGTAGTCTCAGGAGAGGTTGTTGGGAACATGCAATTTTCTATGGAAGTCGCCGATATGCTAAGGGCAAAAAGATTGAGGGCACTTTGTACATTAAGTGCCGAGCCTCTAACAATTTCCGGATACGGTACCATCCCGTCTATTCGAGAATGGTATCCAGATTTTCCTGACGTCGGTGCTTACTTTGGTTTGATAATTCCCAAAGATGTCCCCATGGAGATTTTAGAAACAGTTGGGCAAATATTTGAGAAAGCAGCAAATTCAAAGGCAATGAAAGATTGGGCAGATAAGCAGGGGCTTGTTTCTGTATGCGTGTATGGAGAAAAAGCAGATCAAATAGTTGAAGAAACTGCAAGGCGTGTAACCTGGTTGCTTTACGACAGAGGAGTTTTGAAAATATCCCCGGAAAAATACAACATACCCAGAATTGGGAAATAG
- a CDS encoding class II aldolase/adducin family protein, with translation MYEQQKRLIVEFGLKMLRSNHVSGSSGNISVKIDENLIAITPSGIAYDKLNFDQVPVIDMNGKIIEGNLKPSIEYQLHTQIYRNFSDVNAVIHTHSIYATVLSVLRIPLPAITETVLMFSKQIPVSEYANAGTNELARNVVRCMKDSRAVLIANHGLVCAAKSLDEAFNMCEAVERSAQVYVSAMSTNMPIYVIDEKYAEEAMTFLKKNYGQATDFISF, from the coding sequence ATGTACGAGCAGCAAAAAAGATTAATAGTTGAATTTGGATTAAAAATGCTTAGATCAAACCATGTGAGTGGAAGTTCGGGAAACATAAGCGTGAAAATAGATGAAAATCTCATAGCAATTACTCCGAGTGGCATCGCCTACGATAAACTCAATTTTGATCAGGTGCCTGTTATAGATATGAATGGAAAAATAATTGAAGGGAATCTCAAACCATCTATTGAGTATCAGCTTCACACACAGATATACAGAAATTTTTCTGATGTGAACGCTGTTATTCATACACATTCAATTTACGCAACAGTACTTTCTGTGCTTCGAATTCCATTACCAGCAATAACAGAAACTGTTTTGATGTTTTCAAAGCAGATTCCCGTGAGTGAATATGCAAATGCTGGAACAAATGAGCTTGCCAGAAATGTAGTTCGTTGCATGAAAGACAGCAGGGCGGTGTTAATAGCAAATCATGGCCTTGTGTGTGCCGCAAAATCATTAGACGAAGCTTTCAATATGTGCGAAGCTGTTGAAAGAAGTGCCCAGGTATACGTATCTGCCATGTCAACAAACATGCCGATTTACGTCATCGACGAAAAATATGCAGAAGAAGCTATGACGTTTTTGAAGAAAAATTATGGACAGGCAACTGATTTTATCTCTTTTTAG
- the proC gene encoding pyrroline-5-carboxylate reductase — protein MVGVVGVGNIGSIIVNRLVESGIFCPGEIILSNRSSEKLKPFLSMGCLVGTNEKISKLCDLIFLCVKPQDSQKVFSELREFNGRLIISTMTAISIDKIFKETRCNNVVRIMPNIPAKIGKGVVAASKSQAIDDQMWNECQLILSCLGKVVEVEEYQLAAVTALSGSAPAFIFVIIEALIDAGIRMGLSYEISRSMILETMIGSAELLSNLGNHPGEFRHVVTSPSGTTIEGIYRMEREGVRGALMKTIQETYLRALQIEKDFGN, from the coding sequence ATGGTGGGTGTTGTTGGGGTTGGCAACATAGGTTCGATCATAGTTAATAGGTTGGTTGAATCTGGGATTTTTTGTCCGGGTGAAATTATTTTGAGTAATAGATCGTCAGAAAAACTGAAACCTTTTTTATCGATGGGTTGTTTGGTTGGAACCAATGAGAAAATCTCAAAGTTGTGTGATTTAATATTTCTTTGTGTCAAACCGCAAGATAGCCAGAAAGTGTTTTCTGAGCTTAGAGAATTTAATGGGAGATTAATTATCAGTACTATGACAGCCATATCGATAGATAAGATCTTCAAAGAGACTCGTTGCAACAATGTGGTAAGGATTATGCCAAATATACCCGCAAAAATTGGGAAAGGAGTTGTAGCAGCATCTAAATCTCAAGCAATTGATGATCAAATGTGGAATGAATGCCAGCTCATTCTTTCCTGCCTTGGCAAGGTAGTAGAGGTTGAAGAATATCAGCTTGCAGCCGTTACTGCTCTGAGTGGAAGTGCTCCTGCGTTCATTTTTGTTATTATAGAAGCGCTGATTGATGCGGGTATCAGAATGGGGCTTTCTTATGAGATCTCAAGATCTATGATTCTGGAAACCATGATAGGTTCAGCGGAACTTCTTTCAAATCTTGGAAATCATCCAGGAGAGTTCAGGCATGTAGTAACATCTCCGTCAGGTACAACAATTGAGGGTATCTACAGAATGGAAAGAGAAGGCGTGAGAGGTGCTCTTATGAAGACTATTCAGGAGACCTACTTGAGAGCGCTTCAAATCGAAAAAGATTTTGGCAATTGA